Within the Cydia pomonella isolate Wapato2018A chromosome 10, ilCydPomo1, whole genome shotgun sequence genome, the region ATTATACCACAAATATATGACTGTTTGATCATTAAAAGTAAGTTTTTGATGTacctacaataaagtgtttacatatatacatactttaaactaatatgtattataaataggtagtgagtaaaaaaaatgtgatagtaaaataactttttgttTGACTTTATACTCAAAGTAATACTTAACGTGTTTgattcaaagtatttttttaataaaaattaccgTGTAATTATATGATATTCATACTATTGTGAAACGTAAAgttcttttttgatattttttaaacatcttGTCAATTGAGTCTGTTTGTTCGTTTTTGACAGATTGTTTTGATGCATGCTAGGTACGTTATTCGGCTACCCGACAATAGCTGAACTCTATAAGAAGATATTTTCTTTATCTCAAACATATTTATTAGCAATGGATAAAATCCTGCACTATCATTCCGACTTTGTTGATAATCATAAAATAATCCAAAGGGTGTTATAAAACTTCTAAGTATTTAGTTGGTTAATGGTTCAAATTGCTCTATTTAGTACCCCTAATGACTGCTCTCTAGTGAATACTTTTTAGGTCATAATCGTTTAGAAAAGTTTCATTGTAGAGTATATGATTCACATTGCAAGCAGGTTTACAAGCaggtcaattattaaaataaattttatccataccatacaaaaaatgtttctttaaaCCGATTTTATTAGTTGTCGATAAGGCTAGAGGCATAATTCTATGCTATAAAATACATTGTAGTCTTAAATTGTTTAAATTCCCTATCTCACTTTTATTGGTAGCATAACAAGAAAACATGACAAAAAAGAGAACAGATTCAATCTTATTCTGATTTTAGCCAACCATGTACGCAAATGAATCAAAGCAAGCAAATCTCATTATGTAGATTATTGTGTATCTGTATGCAATCGATCAAAACACTGATTGTTTTAACGGTGCAAAATCATTTCATGTCCAATCTCCAAGGAAATGGACACGTCACTAGCGAATAACTTGATGTGTTGCTTTTCTCGCTGAATAATAAATGAGTGTCGTAAATATCTGCACACATTTCCATCCTATCCCAATGACATAAGATCACAACGTGGATACTTGTTAATGACCGTTACTGTATACGACGAGAATGACAAATTGTTACGACAGCCCGAGTTTATTACTTACAAGACGACTTACTCCAAAAGATTACATCTAAATATCGATTCttgatattttaattatgcCAATATAGACTCAGTTTCGTAGGCAATACGGTATTTTTTCcaggttttttatttttcatataatacatatatgtaaagtGTATATCGGCGATGATCCAAGTACGGGAGACAGTTTGATGAAGTGAATATATTAATCGaggttttatagtgtatcgGTAAGCGGTTTTACACGAGTTCAATTTTAGGTACTTAAAAGAAGATGAAAATGATGCAAAATTAGAAAGAAATTGAGGCGGAGTATACATTGATCTAGTGATGTTATGTAGAAGTTTTGGACCACTTTGATATAAGTACATTATATTTGCGCGTTaagttaagaggaaagtggacgaccATTTCAAGGGAATTAGGACTATTaagagcaaaaaaaattgttacttttatatttatttaaaaaatcgaaaagaaaaaaacaaagagCTATATTATAGCATATGTACCTACATCAAATTGGGTACAATGGGGGTATCAGAGAGTACAATGGGGGTACTACATTTGGATGCAAAAGCGGTCCTTCACTATATCCTATAAAGTTctaaacagaaaaaaattgaaTGGTGGCTTTTTAACCAGACACATTGTAACAAGTGAATGATTAAACTTGaaatatttctaatttaatCACTTATCCACTCGCAAGGAGAGAAAAGATTGAAGACCTCTAAATGTGTAAATAATTGCTATGCATTACACATGTATAATACTCACATTTTTACCTTTCGCCCAGCGAGATTTATTACTATGCACACTCATTAGCAAACAAccaaagttatttttcaatgtaAAAGAATATTAATGGTTTATCCCATTTTAAGTTACTGTTTTGTTGTTTCAGATTAAACATGAAGTACTCGAAGGACCTGATCATCGCATGCATGCTGATTGGTATGGTTGTGCGCAGTCATGCCGCACCATCTTCAAGAAGATCGCGAGCTGCCGCGCTTCCAGAAGCAACGAGCAGCCGCCAGAGCAAACTCACAGAAGAATACAAAGAAGATGGCACAACAGCATCGCCTGCACCACCCACAAACAGGAGAAACAAAGCGCTGAATCTCTTTGGTTACTTCCCATCCTTTCTGTCATCAGGTCTAGATTATAACGAAGATGATGACGATGACGTTACTTTTGCCGTCAACGACGACCATTTCGATGAAGACGATTTGTCTCGAACCATCCCTTCAAGACGTCGACAGCAGAATAAGAAGAAAAACGGCAACGGGGATAATTATCAAAACGATAACTTAAATTCACTTCAATATGACAACTCCCCCATTTTCTACATCAGACTGCCTCCGACTCCGTATATGTTCGTACCCGGTCTCGGTTACGTTTCTCAGCCTCCTAACCTAGGGCCTCCTATGGGACCGCCGATGCCTCAGAGTGTGCCTCAAGTAGATCCCTTCATAAACCTGCCTTTAGACTTCGTATCAAACGGGAAACCTACAGGCGTATATCAATGGGGCAACACTGGTGGGTATCCTCAAATGCCTCAGGTACCACAAATGCCTCAGATGCCTCAAATGGATCCATTCGGTTACGGCGGGCAGCCGATGATGCAACCAATGCAGCGGCCTAGCTACAACAACGTAGCTTCCTATTCCAAGCCCAAGCCTAAACCGACGCCTACTAATTCTAAAGTCACTAATCTTAAAGGTCAATACGTTTTTAATGGAAAACCTAATGACAGCGTCTACGTTTTGCGGGACACGTATAACTCCATATACTCAGATGCGCTCCAAAATTTCTATCCTTAAAGAGAATCTGGTATAGCTGGAAAGTATTAAGCTGGCTCGTATCGAGCTGAACGTGTTTTCAATTTCAAACAAATGCAATGAAATGTGTGAAGTCAGTGCGACTTTtggtaaatttaattaataacgcTATATCCAGTCAATGAAACACAAATCCGGTTTCATGAAAAGCATTAGAGTGTAGATTTCATTTCCTTTCTCAAATTATGTcgctaataaaattaattaaaaatacaaatcagTGGTTCAATTGGTTCATTTTCTCTAATTCTGATAACTATGGCGATTGCCAACGCAAAAGAATATCAGGATTTTGTTTTTGACTTTTTAGTGaaaaattacacaataaaattgtCGCCTGGTTGAGAAAATCTTTAGAACCAGCGATTTGATTGATTTACCTAATCAACGCCAGTCAACGGTAAGCATAACGTTGCGACCAATTAAAGAAAATTTATATACCTACGAAGTACAACCTTAATATTACGACAAAAAAGTCGAGTAGAAGAACATACTAAGACGTCTACCCTAAGTCTGAACCACGACTTAGCGATGTGCCTACTTAGTAGGACCTTGGCAGTACCCGGCATGTAGTGTAGTGTAGGTGTAGACGGACTCtaggtattttttgttaaattggCCTCATCGATATTTTGTCAATGACTGTAGctaattaataatttcataaGAATACAAATCTGCACTGAAAATAGCAACAATAGCCGGTTAAAcaaatttgtcagtagaaaaaggcgcgaatctCAATTTTTCTATTGGACGATAACCCTGCGCACTTTTTTGCACAGAAATTTGCCGCTCTTTTCAtcttttctactgacggaaatggcttgaccgACTATACCTTAAGTCATTTTACTGTTGGGTTTAAAATACTCATGATAAGTAGATACTCTGACAACTTAGCCTGTGGATATTTAATGTGATTaatgataatttttaatttgtcttaTAAGTAGCTAgactttttaattaatttatattacctTAATAAGCTATGTTTATGTATATCAAATGTATCATTTTTCAACGATTTCCGTCCAAGTTTCGACTGTAAAGCAGGTACCTATTTCGAAAACCACTtaaattttcatattaataataataatataatatgacatTTCGAaagtatgtttttaaataagttaaaagCAAAAAGTATATAAAGCCGGAGTGCTGcaatttaatttagaaaaatagGTAACTGTTATAAAAATCATTAGAAGAAATGAGATTATTATTCCAATTTAAAAATTGTTGATTGAGTACCTTAGTGAATAATTTGCCCACAAATACGTCGACAAATAATATTTGTTGCATACCTACCTATATCTTGGTTGGAAAGAGTGGATCTACTCGCCTGACATAGGTATAGGGTCTACCACCAACATCGAAAAATCGAAAAACGTTCTCTGCCTCACATATGTAAGACCGATAGGGAGGCAAATAACGATTCTCGATTTTTCTATGATAGCGGTAGGCCTTCTAGCATGAGCTATGaaacttaagaggctgtcaatacctaaagcgcgtacactgtctatttgtatcggagtaaatgagatagcactgtcgcatgttactgggcctgggcaagggaataataagaaaaatatttaaataaaaaaaactggattattagtgtaatattttactcaacagcggtttagatataaatgttttgaaattgtgattttaattgcagacccataagtcaaaacaataaagacatagaaccgtttaattgtgattttaagaccaatctttgcaattattttctatcgagccgatttcgttcaatcatgtatcgagtacaaccacggtctttgaaatataattaatatgaacattttttttactcgactaaaacaaatagtctttcttaaaaaactgtttaagtaacatcaatttcaaggacattgggtgttgacagcctcttaaatgtGAAACTTACGGATCCCAAAACAAAGAGATCAGGGTTCTCGTTTTTAAATACACGTGTATGATTCGTCTAAGTACGTAtagaaaatattgtaataattctTTGACAACAAATTTTTGGACAACCCTGAGCCTGTTGATCTCTTTCGTATACGCATGTATCAGTGTCTCCGAACTCATTCACATATGACAGAAAAATActatactaagtatatataATTGTCACTACGCTAGCTATTTATGGTTAAAACCCCTAGATCTAATTCGACATTAAGTAGGTAACTTCTTAAGTCAATCTATCTTATAATCACAAGGCCAGAGCACTTCGGCAGCATGTGCGTATACATGCGCGTGCGCTTAAGAGAAAAGGAGACGGCAGCTATTCCAAATAAACGTAGtgtccattttcctctctggatattgacattatggaatttaaaaaaatatatttgatgtatattaaccatagccatgcccctacgtttgacttttgtcgattttttgattattgtaaaaattaggagcgaaaaacagatttcatgcaaatttttaaatgcttctatttctcataataattaaaaattcaaaaaaaatcaaacgtaagggcattgctgtggttaatatacaacaaattgtgtcaaaatattttcaataatatgaatatctagaaaatgaggactacgtttgtatgaaatgacTTTTTTCGTCTTAAATGTTGAAGCCGTGCACACACGTCACGCTTTGGTGTGCTTTCTTTTATTGGGGTCTGTATATTACAACACGTGCGTGTATGTCCATGCACACGCATCCGGTGTGCACAGCCCTTTTTAGATTTAAAGTATTTTGCTCatcaactatttatttatatctgtagtcgattagtttttatattaatgtaggtacaaatTAAGATCCAGTTTGCCGTCCACTTTAGGTTAAGgttttagataggtatttcataatgattagtttaCATTTTGAAAAGTACATGAGAGAATTACATTTTTcacgataaaaaatatatttttgtaatatacttCTTAAACTATAACAATGCAAGCTAAATATGGCTAATAATGTATGTaactaataataaatgaaatatgtttacaagctaaacataattttagttattaaattacaaataaaaaaatgtatataggtaaatatttattatttaaattaagtatctacCTATGAGTTCTGAGGatagttatttttatgaaagcattttgaaattgctttaaattaaattcgatataagtaggtaggtaggtagataatattaaaaaaaaatcgacatagCTAATGCAGCTTATGAAGCGATAGATCTTCGCGTGAAGTTGACGTTGAAGTAATTGTAACACAAACGATACAAACGACTATAATGTTTAGATGATTAAATGACttgattaaaattaattcgAAGGCTTTTATTTATCAGAATTATTAGTACCTAACCTAAGCTAACTAGAGTATTAACATTAACTCAGATCTACAATGCATAAAATTACCTGTCAAATAACAAAAGTTACCGTTAAGTTTTAGGGTACCACACTTACACGTAAAGTGCACATGAAATTAATTTTTCGTTTCAACACTATGGTGTGGGGTGTCTTTGGATAGGTATTTccaaacgaataggggtcttcaacatttttttcttgataaagtaaattattttcggaaataatcgctccgataaaaaaaattgttcccctagaacttttgaaccatagatccaaaaaatatgaaaaaatcgttaAAATAGAGCTTATCATAGACAtacaatgaaaactatagtgagCAAGTTTAGTtaagccatttttagggttccgtacccaaggggtaaaacgggaccctataactatataagactccgctgtccgtctgtctgtttgtttgtctgtctgtcaccaggctgcatCTCTGCagtgaaccgtgatagttagacagttgaaattttcacagatgatgtatttccgttgtcgctataacaacaaatacaaaaagtatggaaccctcggtgagcgagtccgactcgatCTTGTTCGCAAAGTtgtcccttcatagtaaaaaggcGTACATAAAGCGCTGTGAAGGTTCAAAAGGAATCCCGTCATGGTAAATGAAATAGGGTATACCTAGCTAAACGAACTGGGAAAGATGCCCGAGAGTATGATTGCTCCTACATTTTCTGCAGGCGTAAGTAAGTTTTTCCACCTaagtatacaaggtgcccgtgagcattgcgagacattttaactaagcatcgctggtaatatttagaaactaaaatgtcatataaaattttctggattaggcctagtttcagagataattaaatgtttttcaaaatcattctttcgccataagtcggtataaaacacatttttgactgcggtattgccactttgaggtctagtctggacatacctattgaatgacatcgaaaaattaaaaaaatgtattcgagaggctacccccaataaaaaaaaaactttttagttaatataaggttatgtgtttatcaataaaaattacgttttatgtacaagAAGTgttcaaaaaaggaaaaaaaaaaaacattttttttttgtcgaatttcacaaaaagtcatgtaacattttttgcttctattgccatcaggaatgcaccgttaaaatctctcggtatgctcacgggcaccttgtatacctacctattaccaGTATTACCCACTTATTTAAAATGCAtacatattcaaatattttgttagaAATAGAACAGTTATTTCCGATACAAGTACAGAAAATAGGAacttcgcaacgagtggtgataaattaaaacacgaccgaagggagtgttttcaATCAACAcgtgttgcgaattacctattcgcacgtgtatcgtacaacgttttatagtactaatggctctttaaagtttcaacCTATGCACGGACAAcattttggcaaatatttcatttcaaagtatttgatctccatacaatcttGCAACCCCTTTTTTaccaccttaggggatgaaatttcaaaaacgctgaagttagttttcttctatttaaataaaatacctttttacaaagtgtcaagttcctagcttaaaataaaacttgaaccccatacaaactttcatcccctttttcaccacttaggggttgaatttctcaaaatcgcttcttggctcttgtacactttataaatgcaatctaattgtgtaaacaactttctagcatttgtagtttcggctctgcgttgatgagtcagtcaggacacgtgcatttatatatattatatagatgaTGACATTTTCACACTATACTTTGTCATTACAAATAATGCCCCACTGAGTTAGAGCTTGGGCCATCTTTCATTAGTTTCATTACAAGCCCTTCAAAGAGGATGCCACACACTACGGTCttaacataatatgtgagaATGTGAGTTTGATGTGAGTCAAGAAAAATATTGTTCGCAGCAGCAGTTCAGATCTCAGGATTATACTACATGGAGCAGTACTATCTAATGTATAAGTATACCACTGGGACCATTGTCCCCAGAAAAATCTTGATTACTACAGTGCcgtataaattaaacaaaaactgCATGAACCTGTTAACATTCTTCCAAGAAAAATCTTGATGGCGCGATTCAGGATTTTTAGTACACGTAACAGCGCCATTTAGAGCGTGATTCGAAAATTAATGCAGATAGAGCAAGCTAAAGTTTTGTCCAGGACTgcctcatttcaaacataggcaaagagaatcatactgtctttgctTTACTCTAATACTaccacccaaaagaaagggatgagtacaATTTTCTTTGTTGTTACTGACTGAGATTTTGTGCTGGCCAGACTATACATTATTTATCGTTCTTGCTTTGGCCTAATAAATGTAGCATAATAAGCAATAACCAAACGTTGATGACAGCTGTCTGAAATGTCAACAGTGTCAACTGTGCTTTCTGTCTGTCTCTGTcagacatgtcaaaattttatGTCGAAGTTTGAGGCAGTGGCACGCTGCTTCGTAATACATCTAGAAAAAAATAGGAGAATATTgttctttttgttgtatttcttTTAAAGTAGCCACCACTCCAACCAACGCATTCCTTTGCCATTTGTGACTCCTTTAGGGACGAAGTGCGGAAACCATGCAAAGTGGTAGTTGCAAGTGACGTGCATCATCAAACAAGTGCGTAATGTGCAGTGTCTTCAGTGAACCGTGTTAAATAAACAGTCAACATGTTTAGAAGTAGAAGCTGGTTCGGAGGAGGCTGGGGACGCCCAAAAAACCCTCATTCTCTCGAACGTTTGAAGTATTTACACAATATCCTTTGTAAGAATACAACAGTGTCTGAGAGTAACCGTGGTACCCTAGTGGAGTCTTTGAGGTGTATAGCCGAGATATTGATATGGGGTGACCAGAATGATAGCTCAGTTTTcgagtaagtattattttgtgtCAAGGTTTTATGATAGTTTTTATGTTTCataatgtcagttgacagtttgtTTTGATTTTGTAAGCTGTATCTAATTAGCTCATTGTTTAGTTTACTGTAATAGACTTTACACTTTTTTAATGATACTATGTTATACTTTAAACAGGTTTACTTTCATGTTGTCTGGTGACAAGTTCAGGGCTATTATGAACTGTATACTTGTAGTATACCAATACCAAGGTTGATTttggtttaattatttatctatatatgtatgtatattgtcgcctagtacccatagtacaagctttgcttagtttggggttaggttggtctgtgtaagattgttccaaattatttatatattatatatatttaagaggAGATTGCCCTCCAGTCAAACTTGGAAATGATGTCCTGCCACATTGCGAGTGTATGAAGTACCTAGGATTTCATCTAGATAGGCGCCTTACATGGAAAACTCACATAAAACACAAACAgaatgaaattatattaaaatacaaaaatcttcATTGGCTATTGGGACGAAACTCTACCCTCTCAGTGGATAATAAATTACTCCTATACAACATATGGGACATATAAGATCATATATACCTAGGTAACTTTTCCTTACTATTTAGTTACATataagtaattagtttatgtgcatacatatattatacactAAGTATCTCTAAACACTTTCAATGTTGTAAACCGCATGTTAGTCTTAAGTATTTAGTGGTATTAGGTATATGTTCTTCGTGAGATACGTATATGGAAGCATCTGTATTTAAGGACATTTATGCTATTTAAGTCTTTTTTGTTCATGCCATGTATGTTTTCTGTGTTAtctccttaataaataaataaaaataaatatgggaTCCAGCTATGGGGAACTGCTAGTGATAGTAACATAATGTGTCTTCAAAGAGCACAGAACGCCATCCTTCGAGTGATTGCCAACGCACCGTGGTTCACCCGAAACGATGAAATACATGATTATCTCAATATGACCACCATAACGGAAGAGATCAAAAAATTCACAAACAATTATATTGAGCGCCTAGCAGGCCACCCTAACCCACTGGCTTCAAAATTACTGGATAAGACTAAAACTGTACATAGACTTAAGAGGAAGCACATTGTGcaaaattaatgtttggttAAATGAGATGATGGTCTCCAAAACCCCAATGTCAATTCCTACATACATCAAAACTGATTATAGTTGTTACCGACTGATGGCAGTtccaaacagaaaaaaataataataaaaaattatatattttggtacACGGTGGGGAGAAGTAGATAACTCTTGGTAAAAAATTGGAGAAATTTGACCTTAAAATAGAAGAGTTATCTACTTCTTCCTGCTGTGTATTAAAAAGGACACacttgaagaaaaaaattgtgaagtttcaaaaatctaaaagaatgaaaaaacaaatttagatgttattttgtttaagtatactcatagtaatttttttacaagcaaaaTTTGGAGCAATCACTAGTAAGTACATGAACAAAATCGGCAGATAGGACTTGATTTAATTTTGACCCCTAAAATCCAATGTTTCATTTatcctacatacatatttaaacaATTTGTCTCAATCCTTCTCAATGAACAAAAAATTCTTTACCACAGATTTGCAAAGGTTAGCTTGATGGTCACTTGATCAGAGAGCTTTTGTACTTACTTAGCTATGACAcccatttatataaataataactaattaGTGAATATAATATCCTTCTAAGGCTCAGCCATATAAATGGAAAACCCAAAATTTGTCACAAAATATTGAACCTATAATgcagggaatacagttgattttattttgtttgataattgaatgaaacaaaacaaattaaactcTGCTCAAATTGAatagatttaaatttcattgaacTGAATAAGTGTATTTGTACATTTCATTTAACTGAataagtgtatttgtatttgtacatttCACTGAACTGAATAagtgtatttatatttgtacatttcattgaactgaataagtcctatataGGATCTTGGGCCTTACGCGGATAGAAGTGCAACACATTTTTATCTTGGCTAAGGCTATTTTTCGTAATCCAACCAGGGTAGAAAAACAGCAATTGGGAACTAGACTGATCAGTATGGTTGCTACATTATTGTTATTGctcagaaaaataaaacaaagggTATAATAAATGTTAGATATTTTTGTGTCTTTTTAGGTGActgaataataagtaaaatgtatttattgttttagttttttcttggaAAAGAACATGCTGTCATACTTCCTCAAGATAATGAGACAGAAATGCGGAGGCTCTTCATATGTATGTGTGCAACTACTTCAGACACTAAACATACTGTTTGAAAACATAAGGAATGAAACATCACTGTGTGAGTATACATAAAGTTACATAATCATAAGGTGGACATTGGATATTACTAGTGTCCGACTGAAGTTTTGGTTCTGGCAGGTTTCTGCatcaaaatcatgtttcggccaATAGTTCGGTTTTGACCAAAATActgctagagtcagaccaagataagttgcttgcgtttttgatagcccagcatTTACATTGTTCAAGTGTAAGTAAAGGTCACAATTTCATataagtttgacatttaaaataacacttgcattgtctgggctgtcaatcgctgccaacttatcttggtctgactctaaactTTTTGGCCGCAC harbors:
- the LOC133521961 gene encoding uncharacterized protein LOC133521961 isoform X1; protein product: MKYSKDLIIACMLIGMVVRSHAAPSSRRSRAAALPEATSSRQSKLTEEYKEDGTTASPAPPTNRRNKALNLFGYFPSFLSSGLDYNEDDDDDVTFAVNDDHFDEDDLSRTIPSRRRQQNKKKNGNGDNYQNDNLNSLQYDNSPIFYIRLPPTPYMFVPGLGYVSQPPNLGPPMGPPMPQSVPQVDPFINLPLDFVSNGKPTGVYQWGNTGGYPQMPQVPQMPQMPQMDPFGYGGQPMMQPMQRPSYNNVASYSKPKPKPTPTNSKVTNLKGQYVFNGKPNDSVYVLRDTYNSIYSDALQNFYP